Proteins encoded in a region of the Clostridium butyricum genome:
- a CDS encoding DUF4364 family protein → MYESSSELAENKLLMLYVLKAIKEPISNTQLTEIILENNFINYFTFQQYLSELEEAKFVEYHKANDKNLLILTKHGDTVLSLFKSRLSPAKIAIIDQYIKNKIESIKKELTIHADYTLGDNDSFIVDLKAVENQALLMELKLSVPSKNQAVAICNKWKDNPSDIYNTIINTFIN, encoded by the coding sequence ATGTACGAAAGTTCATCAGAATTAGCAGAAAATAAACTACTCATGTTATATGTATTGAAGGCAATAAAAGAACCAATATCAAATACTCAGCTTACAGAAATAATTCTTGAAAATAATTTTATAAATTACTTTACATTTCAACAATATTTATCTGAGCTAGAGGAAGCAAAATTTGTTGAATATCATAAGGCTAATGACAAAAATCTATTGATATTAACAAAACATGGTGATACCGTTCTATCCTTGTTCAAATCTAGATTATCACCAGCTAAAATAGCAATTATTGATCAATACATAAAAAACAAAATTGAGTCTATAAAAAAAGAATTAACTATTCATGCTGATTATACTTTAGGTGATAATGACAGCTTTATTGTCGATTTAAAAGCTGTTGAAAACCAAGCTTTATTAATGGAGTTAAAACTATCTGTACCATCTAAAAATCAAGCTGTAGCTATATGCAATAAATGGAAGGATAATCCTTCCGATATATATAATACAATTATAAATACATTTATAAATTAA
- a CDS encoding YncE family protein, whose amino-acid sequence MSYIILCNTGSDIISKIETESLEIENYILSGNERNFGPHEITLYNDNIITANNYNNTISIIPKLQFEEKKKSNKLNGIDKNKRKFITKGKNLYIGAHPNDVIQYNNNAFVTCGESNSVIMYDLEEEKININIPVGRFPHNIELYENERSAFVSNMGDDSISVIDIESNKEIKRISLENTPIKIKLSKNNHYLYVCMSYLGYDKDGYVGIISLESLELVYKIRVGFSPVDLFEDNDYLYVSNFCGQSISIVNLKILKEEKRVDITGMPRGIIKFNEKIFVADYLNGVVNVINLKTKQAKAIAVGKEPNAMTLVD is encoded by the coding sequence ATGAGTTATATTATTCTTTGTAATACTGGGTCTGATATAATAAGCAAGATTGAAACAGAATCATTAGAAATAGAAAATTATATTTTATCTGGTAATGAGAGAAATTTTGGACCTCATGAAATAACTTTATATAATGACAATATTATTACAGCAAATAATTATAATAATACTATTTCAATTATTCCTAAATTACAATTTGAAGAAAAGAAGAAAAGTAACAAGTTGAATGGTATTGATAAGAATAAAAGAAAGTTCATTACTAAAGGGAAAAATTTATATATAGGTGCTCATCCAAATGATGTTATTCAATATAATAATAATGCTTTTGTAACATGTGGTGAATCCAATTCTGTTATTATGTATGATTTGGAAGAGGAAAAAATTAATATTAATATTCCTGTAGGAAGATTTCCCCATAATATTGAATTATATGAAAATGAAAGATCTGCTTTTGTAAGCAATATGGGAGATGATAGTATTTCTGTAATTGATATAGAAAGCAATAAAGAGATAAAAAGAATTTCTTTGGAAAACACTCCTATAAAGATAAAATTGTCAAAGAATAATCATTACTTATATGTATGCATGAGTTATCTTGGATATGACAAGGATGGTTATGTAGGCATAATATCCTTAGAATCATTAGAACTTGTTTACAAAATCAGAGTAGGATTTTCACCAGTGGATTTATTTGAAGATAATGATTATTTATATGTGTCTAATTTTTGTGGACAATCAATAAGCATTGTTAATTTAAAAATCTTAAAGGAAGAAAAAAGAGTAGATATTACTGGTATGCCACGTGGAATAATTAAATTTAACGAAAAGATATTTGTGGCAGACTACCTAAATGGAGTTGTAAATGTAATAAATCTAAAAACAAAACAAGCAAAAGCCATAGCCGTTGGGAAAGAGCCAAATGCCATGACTTTAGTTGATTAA
- a CDS encoding TIGR03905 family TSCPD domain-containing protein — protein sequence MYSYKTSGVCSSTINIDIEDNIVKSVEFVGGCAGNLLGIGSLVKGMTVDEVIAKLHGIDCRNRGTSCPDQLSKALTAWKENH from the coding sequence ATGTATTCATATAAAACGTCTGGTGTATGTTCTTCAACTATTAATATAGATATAGAAGATAACATAGTTAAAAGTGTAGAGTTCGTTGGAGGATGCGCAGGAAACCTTTTAGGTATAGGTAGCCTTGTTAAAGGAATGACTGTAGATGAAGTAATAGCTAAATTACATGGTATTGACTGCAGAAACAGAGGAACTTCATGTCCTGATCAATTATCTAAGGCATTGACTGCTTGGAAAGAAAATCACTAA
- a CDS encoding HIRAN domain-containing protein: MVKDFEDRCIFDELKEFYYNNNGELYSYQDFEKSGVKEFNMSSHKINDLKVYEKNRLADDFIRIFLDIAQDKEEITVLEGYVTLNPVINYYENLEKLFKCIYEYENNKIYIENLIYKIITKSNSKELIKGALIGAYIIKINNIEEILKIYEIHNEYLFYVLNGYEHIGLSNNEFFEIAKKSKGYGKFFSILHLKPVNYEISDWMIEEGCNNNVAITELVCLSMLSIDILDYMNKTTFSKEKIENLSKSFSIMFSDYGVKEIRDEVSVCEKLLEEINENADDIYSLYVTISILYSLEADLIDYYKEKKINLQISLYNKYKNIIDMCKKICKKEHWKTVVENELTNIELETSILITCAEKIGYKIKKKDFEILFRRDYENALLYKYAFSVGNKNIKKCAYNIAMKNLSVSELSSGPGEFTIDKLKYEDIQHVCFFIMSKYMNYEDFADEYKEFNLRAIKSPLIETRIQASSNLEKFKGKFDLKEIEYIKNSIISESVSSVRRALNSLLADDYKREKKIVNVDNFSDMTIHVKDIYLISVNIENNNTYDRSELFNKLKEDDMVYLIRDSDNLDNSNVILVTTDKGLVIGTIPINLGEIIKNLIDNGKYFYGIVEKISDNYEEISIGVVMSYRDVVDEIGDTLMLLSDDVNEFIQ; the protein is encoded by the coding sequence ATGGTTAAAGATTTTGAAGATAGATGTATATTTGATGAACTTAAAGAATTTTATTATAACAATAATGGTGAACTCTATAGCTATCAGGACTTTGAAAAATCTGGGGTTAAAGAATTTAATATGTCATCACACAAAATTAATGATTTAAAAGTTTATGAAAAAAATAGGCTTGCAGATGATTTTATAAGGATATTTTTAGATATTGCACAAGATAAAGAAGAAATTACGGTTCTTGAGGGATATGTAACTTTAAATCCTGTAATAAATTATTATGAAAATTTAGAAAAGTTATTTAAGTGTATTTACGAATATGAAAACAATAAAATATATATTGAGAATTTAATATATAAAATTATAACTAAAAGTAATTCCAAAGAATTAATAAAGGGAGCGCTTATAGGAGCATATATAATTAAAATCAATAATATTGAAGAAATACTAAAAATATATGAAATTCATAACGAATATTTATTCTATGTTTTGAATGGTTACGAGCATATTGGATTATCTAATAATGAATTTTTTGAAATAGCAAAAAAATCAAAAGGTTATGGAAAATTCTTTTCTATTTTGCACTTGAAACCTGTAAATTATGAAATTTCTGACTGGATGATTGAAGAAGGATGCAACAATAATGTTGCTATAACTGAATTAGTATGCTTAAGTATGCTTTCTATAGACATTCTTGATTATATGAATAAGACTACTTTTTCTAAAGAAAAAATTGAAAACTTATCAAAATCATTTAGTATCATGTTTTCAGATTATGGTGTTAAGGAAATAAGAGATGAAGTAAGTGTTTGTGAGAAACTTTTAGAAGAAATAAATGAAAATGCAGATGATATTTATTCATTGTATGTAACAATCTCAATATTATATTCATTGGAAGCAGATTTAATTGATTATTATAAAGAAAAGAAAATAAACCTTCAAATATCTTTGTATAATAAATATAAGAATATTATAGACATGTGCAAAAAGATATGTAAAAAAGAACATTGGAAGACTGTAGTTGAAAATGAACTAACAAACATAGAATTAGAGACTAGCATTTTAATAACATGTGCAGAAAAAATAGGATATAAAATTAAAAAGAAAGATTTTGAAATTTTGTTCAGGCGAGATTATGAAAATGCATTACTATATAAATATGCTTTTTCAGTTGGAAATAAAAATATTAAAAAATGTGCATATAACATTGCAATGAAAAATTTAAGTGTAAGTGAACTTAGTTCAGGACCAGGGGAATTTACAATAGATAAATTAAAATATGAAGATATTCAACATGTATGCTTTTTTATAATGAGTAAGTATATGAATTATGAAGATTTTGCAGATGAATATAAGGAATTTAATCTAAGAGCAATAAAATCTCCATTAATTGAAACAAGAATTCAAGCTTCTTCAAACCTTGAGAAGTTTAAAGGAAAATTTGATTTAAAGGAAATAGAATATATAAAAAATTCAATTATCTCTGAATCTGTAAGCAGTGTGCGAAGAGCTTTGAATTCATTATTAGCTGATGATTATAAAAGAGAGAAAAAGATAGTGAATGTGGATAATTTCAGTGATATGACAATTCATGTTAAAGATATATATTTAATATCAGTCAATATTGAGAATAATAATACTTACGATCGCTCAGAGTTATTTAACAAGCTTAAAGAAGACGATATGGTCTACTTAATAAGAGATTCTGATAACTTGGATAATTCGAATGTAATATTGGTTACAACAGATAAAGGTCTTGTTATTGGAACGATACCTATAAATTTAGGGGAAATAATAAAAAATTTAATTGATAATGGTAAATATTTTTATGGAATAGTAGAAAAAATCAGTGATAACTATGAAGAAATTTCTATAGGTGTGGTAATGAGTTATAGAGATGTGGTAGATGAAATAGGAGATACTTTAATGCTGTTATCAGATGATGTAAATGAATTTATTCAATAG
- a CDS encoding bifunctional folylpolyglutamate synthase/dihydrofolate synthase: MKMTYEEAMEYISNVGMFGSNYGLERTHRLLELLGSPQNKLKLIHIAGTNGKGSTTSMISKVLIGMGFKVGMYTSPYLEVFEERIQINGVNIPKDKLIDNLENVKYAVSKVIEEGYEHPTEFEIITALMFLYFYNEKIDYGVIEVGLGGRLDSTNVIIPKVSVITSISMDHINILGNTIEEIAKEKSGIIKEDVPVILYPQKKEAEDVILKAAHNNNSKVYYVKTDDGNLKGIDYDNITQNVQVNGLNGIYNVDLPLLGEHQILNLCVAIKAVEVLCQVEKIQYNKEIIEESLKDVKWIGRLETLNRNPLIVIDGAHNIDGIRVLKNNIRKYFKYNKMYLLLGILADKQVDEMIKEITPMAEKIFALTPHSDRAELSEDLKREIEKVNQNVEAFDDYNEAINEALKVAEDDDLILVSGSLYMIGDMRKIINKIIN; the protein is encoded by the coding sequence ATGAAAATGACGTATGAAGAAGCAATGGAATATATAAGCAATGTTGGAATGTTTGGCTCGAATTATGGATTAGAACGAACACACAGGTTATTAGAACTGCTTGGTAGTCCTCAAAATAAATTGAAATTAATACATATAGCAGGAACTAATGGGAAAGGTTCTACAACATCAATGATAAGCAAAGTTTTAATTGGAATGGGATTCAAAGTAGGAATGTATACATCTCCATATCTTGAAGTGTTTGAAGAAAGAATACAGATTAATGGTGTCAATATTCCTAAAGATAAGCTTATAGATAATTTAGAAAATGTTAAATATGCTGTAAGCAAAGTAATTGAAGAAGGATATGAACATCCTACTGAATTTGAAATTATAACTGCATTAATGTTTTTATATTTTTATAATGAAAAAATAGATTATGGAGTAATAGAAGTAGGGCTTGGTGGAAGGCTTGATTCTACAAATGTAATAATACCTAAAGTTAGTGTAATAACATCAATAAGTATGGATCATATAAATATTCTAGGAAATACAATTGAAGAAATAGCAAAAGAAAAGTCAGGTATAATTAAAGAGGATGTACCAGTTATATTATATCCTCAAAAAAAAGAAGCAGAAGATGTAATTTTAAAAGCTGCACATAATAATAATAGTAAGGTTTATTATGTGAAAACAGATGATGGAAATCTTAAGGGAATTGATTATGATAATATAACTCAAAATGTACAGGTCAATGGATTAAATGGGATTTATAATGTTGATCTTCCTTTACTTGGAGAACATCAGATTCTTAATTTATGCGTAGCAATAAAAGCAGTGGAAGTTTTATGCCAAGTAGAAAAAATTCAATATAATAAAGAAATTATAGAAGAGTCATTAAAAGATGTAAAATGGATAGGAAGACTTGAAACGTTAAATAGAAATCCATTAATAGTAATAGATGGAGCACATAATATTGATGGAATAAGAGTATTGAAAAACAATATCAGAAAATACTTTAAATACAATAAGATGTATCTTCTTCTTGGTATATTAGCAGATAAACAGGTTGATGAGATGATTAAAGAAATAACACCTATGGCTGAAAAAATATTTGCATTAACACCTCATAGTGATAGAGCGGAGCTCAGTGAAGATTTAAAGAGGGAAATAGAGAAAGTAAACCAAAATGTTGAAGCTTTTGATGATTATAATGAGGCAATTAATGAAGCACTAAAAGTGGCAGAAGATGATGATTTGATACTTGTAAGTGGTTCACTATATATGATTGGTGATATGAGAAAAATAATTAATAAAATAATAAATTAA
- a CDS encoding TerC/Alx family metal homeostasis membrane protein, which translates to MKAKKHFLNLIFWITLSILFNIYIFYSRGETCAVEYFGGYIVEMSLSLDNLFLFLMIFSNFHIKEEYQERVLLYGVLGAMVLRLIFILLGVSIISQFHSILSFFGIVLLYSGIKMLFNHNNDNIEFHNNFAIKMLKKFIPVTENFEGSKFFVRKNKILYATPLLAVLVVIEFSDVLFAIDSIPAIFSITTDTFIVYTSNIFAILGLRSMYYILERMNDMFKFMKYGVGIILMFTGWKLVALFFGIEISVTNSVLIIIIILLLSILASLVFDNTNRAKRSTLYRGNK; encoded by the coding sequence GTGAAAGCTAAAAAGCATTTTTTAAATCTGATATTTTGGATTACTTTATCAATATTATTTAACATTTATATATTTTATAGTCGTGGAGAAACATGTGCAGTGGAATATTTCGGAGGATACATAGTTGAAATGTCACTGAGTCTAGACAATTTATTTTTGTTTTTAATGATTTTTTCTAATTTTCATATTAAAGAAGAGTATCAAGAAAGAGTCCTATTATATGGAGTTTTGGGGGCTATGGTTTTAAGACTTATATTTATACTTTTAGGAGTTAGTATTATAAGTCAATTTCATTCTATATTATCTTTTTTTGGAATAGTATTATTATATAGTGGAATAAAAATGCTTTTTAATCATAATAATGATAATATTGAATTTCACAATAATTTTGCAATAAAGATGTTAAAAAAATTTATTCCAGTTACAGAAAACTTTGAGGGCAGTAAATTTTTTGTGAGAAAAAACAAGATTTTATATGCTACTCCACTATTAGCTGTTCTTGTAGTAATTGAATTTTCAGATGTACTATTTGCTATTGATTCAATACCTGCAATATTTTCAATAACAACGGATACATTTATAGTTTATACATCAAATATATTTGCTATATTAGGCCTTAGAAGTATGTATTATATTTTAGAGAGAATGAATGATATGTTTAAATTTATGAAATATGGAGTTGGAATTATTTTGATGTTCACAGGATGGAAGCTTGTAGCATTATTTTTTGGAATTGAGATTTCAGTTACTAATTCAGTATTGATAATAATTATAATTTTACTATTAAGTATTTTAGCATCTCTTGTTTTTGATAATACTAATAGAGCTAAAAGAAGTACATTATATCGTGGAAATAAATAG
- a CDS encoding valine--tRNA ligase gives MSEIKNISTTYDPKEFEDRIYKTWEEKKYFTPEVDKSKKPFTIVMPPPNITGQLHLGHAFDDTLQDILIRFKRMQGYCTLWLPGEDHASIATEVKVANMLSEQGYDKKEMGREAFLEKVWEWSDKYRATIRNQVKKLGVSADFTREAFTMDENLSAAVKHVFVKLYNEGLIYQGNRITNWCTHCQTALSDAEIEYEEQAGHFWHINYPLADGSGYLEIATTRPETLLGDSGVAVNPNDERYKHLIGKTVILPLVNREIPIVGDDYVDLEFGTGAVKMTPAHDPNDFEVGKRHNLEIIRVMDDKGIINEKGGKYKGLDRYEARKAIVKDLEDAGLLVKIKDHAHNVGTHDRCGTTVEPIISKQWYVKMDQLAKPAVEVVKNGETKFVPERFDKTYFNWMENIQDWCISRQLWWGHRIPVYYCQDCGEMMVLEDAPSKCTKCGSTNVEQDNDVLDTWFSSALWPFSTLGWPNKTEDLDYFYPNSVLVTGHDIIFFWVARMIFSGLHCMGETPFHTVLIHGLIRDSQGRKMSKSLGNGVDPLEVIDQYGADALRFMIATGNAPGNDMRYYPERVESSRNFANKIWNASRFVMMNLDKEIMNKYKDCKEYSLADKWILSEMNTLVKEVTENMEKYELGIAMSKVYDFMWTEFCDWYIELIKPVFYGEDEKAKGVAYNVLNTVLVTGLKLLHPAMPFITEEIYTHLTEEETIVNAAWPEFDEALVNKEAEDNMAYVIEAIKGLRNVRAEMNVPPSRKAKVIAYIAEDAKEAFTNGAAYMEKLASASEVEFITDKSSVPANAVSLVVKGGELFMPLLDLVDKEKELDRLNKEVKKLEGEIERIDKKLGNQGFVAKAPESVVNAEKEKRVKYVEMLEAVKVRIEALN, from the coding sequence ATGTCAGAAATTAAAAACATATCAACTACATATGATCCAAAAGAATTTGAAGACAGAATTTATAAGACATGGGAAGAAAAAAAATATTTTACACCAGAAGTAGATAAGAGTAAAAAACCATTTACAATAGTAATGCCGCCACCAAATATAACAGGTCAACTTCACTTAGGTCATGCATTTGATGATACACTTCAAGATATACTTATAAGATTTAAGAGAATGCAAGGTTACTGTACATTATGGTTACCAGGTGAAGATCATGCTTCTATTGCAACAGAAGTTAAGGTTGCTAATATGCTTTCTGAGCAAGGTTATGATAAAAAAGAAATGGGAAGAGAAGCATTCCTTGAAAAAGTGTGGGAATGGAGTGATAAATACAGAGCTACAATAAGAAATCAAGTTAAGAAACTTGGAGTTTCTGCTGATTTTACAAGAGAAGCTTTTACAATGGATGAAAACTTAAGCGCTGCTGTAAAACATGTATTTGTAAAATTATATAATGAAGGCTTAATTTATCAAGGAAATAGAATTACTAACTGGTGTACACACTGTCAGACTGCTTTATCTGATGCAGAAATTGAATATGAAGAACAAGCAGGTCATTTCTGGCATATAAACTATCCATTAGCTGATGGATCAGGATATCTTGAAATTGCTACAACAAGACCTGAAACATTACTAGGAGATAGTGGTGTTGCTGTTAACCCTAATGATGAAAGATATAAACATTTAATAGGAAAAACTGTAATATTACCTCTTGTTAATCGTGAAATTCCTATAGTTGGAGATGATTATGTAGACTTAGAATTCGGAACAGGTGCCGTTAAAATGACTCCAGCTCACGATCCTAATGACTTTGAAGTAGGAAAGAGACACAACCTTGAAATAATCAGAGTTATGGATGATAAGGGAATAATTAACGAAAAGGGCGGAAAATATAAAGGTCTTGATAGATATGAAGCTAGAAAAGCTATTGTTAAGGACTTAGAAGACGCTGGGCTTTTAGTTAAGATTAAAGATCATGCTCATAATGTTGGTACACATGATAGATGTGGTACTACAGTAGAACCAATAATATCTAAACAATGGTATGTTAAAATGGATCAATTAGCTAAACCAGCTGTAGAAGTTGTTAAAAATGGTGAAACTAAGTTTGTTCCAGAAAGATTTGATAAAACTTATTTTAACTGGATGGAAAACATTCAAGATTGGTGTATTTCTAGACAATTATGGTGGGGACACAGAATTCCAGTTTACTACTGTCAGGATTGTGGTGAAATGATGGTTCTTGAAGATGCTCCATCAAAATGTACTAAATGTGGTAGTACAAATGTTGAGCAAGATAATGACGTTCTTGATACATGGTTCTCTTCAGCATTATGGCCTTTCTCAACATTAGGTTGGCCAAACAAGACAGAAGACTTAGATTATTTCTATCCAAACAGTGTATTAGTTACTGGACATGATATAATATTCTTCTGGGTTGCTAGAATGATATTCTCAGGATTACACTGTATGGGAGAAACTCCATTCCACACTGTATTAATCCATGGACTTATCAGAGATTCTCAAGGAAGAAAGATGAGTAAATCTTTAGGAAATGGTGTTGATCCTCTTGAAGTTATAGATCAGTATGGTGCCGATGCATTAAGATTCATGATTGCAACTGGAAATGCTCCAGGAAATGATATGAGATACTATCCAGAAAGAGTTGAATCATCAAGAAACTTTGCTAACAAGATATGGAATGCTTCAAGATTTGTTATGATGAATCTTGATAAAGAAATCATGAACAAATATAAAGACTGCAAAGAATATTCATTAGCTGATAAGTGGATATTATCAGAAATGAATACATTAGTTAAAGAAGTTACTGAAAATATGGAAAAATATGAACTTGGAATTGCAATGTCAAAAGTTTATGATTTCATGTGGACAGAATTCTGTGACTGGTATATAGAACTTATAAAACCAGTATTCTATGGTGAAGATGAAAAAGCTAAGGGCGTAGCTTATAATGTATTAAATACTGTTTTAGTAACAGGATTAAAATTATTACATCCAGCAATGCCATTCATAACAGAAGAAATATATACTCATTTAACTGAAGAAGAAACAATAGTAAATGCTGCATGGCCAGAATTTGATGAAGCTTTAGTTAATAAAGAAGCAGAAGATAATATGGCATATGTTATAGAAGCAATTAAAGGATTAAGAAATGTAAGAGCTGAAATGAATGTACCACCTTCAAGAAAAGCTAAGGTTATAGCTTATATAGCAGAAGATGCTAAAGAAGCATTTACAAATGGTGCAGCATACATGGAAAAATTAGCTTCAGCTTCAGAAGTTGAATTTATTACGGATAAATCATCTGTTCCAGCAAATGCTGTATCTCTAGTTGTTAAGGGTGGAGAATTGTTTATGCCACTTCTTGATTTAGTAGATAAAGAAAAGGAACTTGATAGATTAAATAAAGAAGTTAAGAAATTAGAAGGTGAAATCGAAAGAATTGATAAGAAGCTTGGAAATCAAGGATTCGTAGCTAAAGCACCTGAATCTGTAGTTAATGCAGAAAAAGAAAAGAGAGTTAAATATGTTGAAATGCTAGAAGCTGTTAAGGTTAGAATAGAAGCATTAAACTAA
- a CDS encoding DUF503 domain-containing protein, with the protein MKILIMKITLRAPWVHSLKEKRMIVKSLIQKLKNKFNISVAEVENQDIHSTIDIGITGLAGNSAQADSIMEHIITFVENNTDAEIVQIEKDEDTF; encoded by the coding sequence ATGAAAATATTAATTATGAAAATAACACTTCGTGCACCTTGGGTTCATTCATTAAAAGAAAAGAGAATGATTGTAAAAAGCTTAATTCAGAAACTAAAAAACAAATTTAACATTTCAGTAGCTGAAGTTGAAAATCAAGATATTCATTCCACAATAGATATTGGTATTACAGGTCTGGCTGGAAACAGCGCACAGGCTGATTCTATCATGGAACATATAATAACATTTGTAGAAAACAATACAGATGCAGAAATAGTGCAAATTGAAAAAGACGAGGATACTTTTTAA
- a CDS encoding S66 family peptidase, whose translation MAILSIGDTVAIVACSNGLDEKMKPKIEELVIILNEIGLKTIISDKVYKKYSAFNGTGKERADVLLKYYRHNEVKAIFDVSGGDLSNEILEYLDFNDINKNYKPYFGYSDLTVVVNALYSKTNQKNYLYQIRNLVDSNKIEQIKNFKDTFIDDNRSILNFEYEWIQGNFMSGIVVGGNIRCFLKLAGTEYMPDFKDKLLFLESFSGDVPKMVSYLTQYKHMGIFKKVNGIILGSYTEMERENYSPTIVDIIKRIVDDSSMPIVKTNEIGHGTDSKCIIIGENLTLRLSCN comes from the coding sequence ATGGCAATATTATCAATAGGAGATACTGTAGCAATAGTAGCTTGTTCTAATGGACTAGATGAAAAAATGAAACCTAAGATTGAAGAACTAGTAATTATTTTAAATGAAATAGGTTTAAAAACAATAATTAGTGATAAAGTTTATAAGAAATATTCAGCCTTTAATGGTACAGGGAAAGAAAGAGCTGATGTACTTTTAAAATATTATAGACATAATGAGGTTAAGGCAATATTTGATGTTTCAGGAGGAGATTTATCTAACGAAATTTTAGAATATCTAGATTTTAATGATATAAATAAAAATTATAAACCATATTTTGGATATAGCGATTTGACAGTTGTAGTAAATGCTTTATATTCAAAGACAAATCAAAAAAACTATTTATATCAAATAAGAAACTTGGTAGATAGTAATAAAATAGAACAAATCAAAAATTTTAAAGATACTTTTATTGATGATAACAGGTCAATATTGAATTTTGAATATGAATGGATTCAGGGAAATTTTATGAGTGGTATAGTCGTTGGAGGAAATATAAGATGTTTTCTAAAACTTGCGGGAACAGAATATATGCCTGATTTTAAGGATAAACTTTTATTCTTGGAAAGTTTTAGTGGTGATGTACCTAAAATGGTTTCTTATCTTACACAATATAAACATATGGGAATTTTTAAAAAGGTCAATGGTATAATACTAGGAAGCTATACTGAAATGGAAAGAGAAAATTATTCACCAACAATAGTTGATATTATTAAAAGGATAGTAGATGACAGTAGTATGCCTATTGTAAAGACTAATGAAATTGGTCATGGAACAGATTCTAAGTGTATTATTATAGGCGAAAATTTAACATTGAGACTTTCATGTAATTAA